The Aneurinibacillus uraniidurans genome segment GATTTTCCGTTATCCGTTTTGCATGGAGCATCTTCGGAAAAGTGGAGCCTTGCACCACTTGTGCTGGCGACAACCCATCAGGCGCTTCGTTTCTATCGGCGATTTGACCTGGTCATCATCGACGAAGTAGATGCGTTCCCCTATCATGGTGATCCTATGCTTCCATTTGCTGTGCAGCGTGCCCGGCAATTGCCGGGCAAAACCGTATACTTAACTGCAACGCCCAGGGAAGAACATCGCAAAAGGCTTGTGAAACCGCACTATGACTCGGACTTTTTGCCACATGTGAAAATCCCCGTTCGTTATCATGGCCACCCGCTTCCGGTACCAGGCAATTGCCGGGTAAGCCAATTAAACGATCGTTTAAGACAAGAAAAGCCAATTCCTGAACTGCTTTCTTTTTTTAACCAGGTCGCAGAACGGGATGGACAAGCTTTTATCTTCGTCGCGTCTATTGCCCGACTGGCAGTGCTCCATCGTTACATCGAACAGCTTGCACCGGAATGGCAGGGAAAGGTGGAAACAGTACACGCAGCTGACCCGGAGCGGGAGACGAAAGTAAGAGCGATGCGAGCAGGAACCATTCGACTCCTGCTTACGACAACGATTATGGAGCGTGGCGTAACCATTGGCGGGGTGGATGTGCTCGTTGTACAGGCAGACGCCTCTCTGTTTGATGAAGCGGCTCTTGTTCAGATCGCCGGGCGTGCAGGGCGTTCGGCTGCTTGCCCAGATGGGACAGTTCTTTTTCTCGCAGAAGAAATTACGCCACATATGAAAGCAGCAGTTCGCCACATTCAGGAGATGAATAGACTTGCGGCAGGAGGTGGAGTGTGATGGTGTTATGGCAGATGGCCAGACGTTTATTACTGGATGCTCTATTTCCGCCATTTCCTCCTTGTTTGTATTGTGGACAGGAAGCAAACGAGAAATCGTTTGCGGCAGGTACATCATTTGTGTGTCAGGACTGCATGAATGGTTTGATTCGGATAAAGGGGTCGATCTGTGCGGTGTGCGGACGGCCCTGGGCACAGAATGAAATCTGCATGGACTGTGCGCGCCGGACGAATCGGGCGTTTTGTCAATCGCGCAGTGCGGTGGCGTATAACGAGACGGCCAAGGAATGGTTGGCCCGGTATAAATATCGTGGAGATCGGGTGCTTGCGCCAGTACTAGCAGCGCTCTTGTATGAGGTGTGGCAGCGAGAGTATGCCAAGCTATGTATAGATGTGATTACATATATGCCACTTCATGAAGAAAGGCTCGTTGAACGGACGTTTAATCAAGCGGAGGAGCTTGCGGGTCTGCTCGGAATGCGCACTGGGGTTCCGGTTTGTCGTTTGCTTACTCGGACACAGGCGACGGAGAAGCAAAGCATGAAAGGGCGGGCTGACCGATTGGCTGCGCTCCAAAATGTTTTTGCTCCGATACCCGCTGATCGTTCGTTCCAGCGTGTCCTGCTTGTAGATGACGTGTATACAACCGGAAGTACGATGGAGGCGGCAGCTTGTGCGATCCGACAGAAGTGGCGGCAGGCGGAGGTATATGGAATAACATGGGCGAGGTAAGCAGAGAATAAAAACGACAGTCTGCATACATCAATTTTTATATAAAAACTATCAATATATTGTAAAAAGAAAGACTGTCCGCTACAATAAAATAAGAAATCACAGTCTAACTATTATGGAGGGAAGTACAATGGCAGCAGAACGTCAAGGAGCAATCACATTTAAAGGAAACCCGGTTACCCTGCTCGGTCAAGAAATTAAAGCAGGAGATAAAGCACCTGATTTCACAGTGCTGGCTGCGGGTCTTAAACCATATTCACTGAATGATGGCACAGGCAAAGTTCGCCTGATCAGTGTTGTACCATCGATCGACACAGGCGTATGTGATGCACAGACGCGTCGCTTCAACGAAGAAGCAGCGAACCTAGCAAACGTAGAAGTACTTACTGTAAGTGTAGACCTTCCGTTTGCACAGGCACGCTGGTGCGGTGCGGCAGGCATTGAGAATGTAAAAATGCTGTCTGATCACCGCGACCTGTCTTTTGGTCAGGCATTCGGCGTAGCCATTAAAGAATTGCGCCTGCTTGCTCGTGCGATTTTTGTACTGGATGCTGAAAACAACGTTACATACGTAGAGTATGTGTCGGAAGCAACGAATCATCCAGACTATGAGAAAGCTATTGCAGCGGCAAAAGCAGCTACAAACTAAAAAATTAGGACTCACTTCCTCTGATTTTTGCAGTACAATAGATACAGTTATTTGTGCGCATATTAGGGGGAGGAAAGTCTTATGTCATTAAATGTTGAGAATTGTATTCGTTGTGGCAGTCTATTCCGAAAGGTTCGTCAGCCGGTTTGTCCGAACTGCCTGAAGAAAATCGATGAGGAATACGAGAAGTGCTACAAATTTATGCGTAAGAAAGAAAACCGGAATTGTAATGTTCATGAGTTAAGTAAAGAAACTGGTGTCTCGCTTCAGCAGATCACGATGTTTATTCTCGAAGGCAGGCTTTCGATTGAGAATAATCCTAACATCGAATATGCCTGCAAAAGCTGCGGCGGTCCGACACGTTCGGGTACTCTTTGTCCGAAGTGTATAGGTAACATCAAAAAAATGGCCGGATACATGCAGGAAGACAAGCAGAGGAACGAGGAGCTTGCTGAGGAAGAACGCCGCAGTAGATCCGGTTTTTATCAAGTTGGACGGGATGAACCAAGAAAAAGTTAAAACTTTGTGATAGAATTGCCGATTACTTTAGTAATAAGTAGTCGGTTTTCTTTTTTGGGAAAACTACGTATAAAGCAGAGGTGAAGAAACATGAGAATTGAACGCCCGAATTCCGTACAGCCGGTAAATCCATACCGCCAGCAGGAGCAGCGTCAGGAAGGAACACGTGCGTACGGAAAGCGTGATCAGCTTGAGATTTCAAGTGAAGCACTTGAAATGCAGCGTGATCAGGAGACAGAAGCGGAGCGTGCTGCACGCATTGAGGAGTTACGAGAACAAGTTCAGGCAGGTACGTATCAGGTGGATGCGAAGCGAGTAGCCGAAAAAATACTTCGTGACGGACTGTAAGAACAAGAAGATGGATGGTGAATCGATATGAGCGACATCTTGGATATTATTGAGATTTTGGAACGGTTGATTGTCGAGCATGACCGCATGATGAAGCTTGCTAATCATAAGAAAGAAGTACTGATTACGGGCAAGATTGATGAGCTAGCTCGCATTGTACAGTTTGAAAGCCGCTGTATCAGCACCATCCAATCTCTTGAACTGGAGCGGGAGAAACAAATCTCGCTCTATTTAATGCAGCGCGGGATTCGCAAGGAAACGTGTTATTTAAGCGATCTCATCGAGCTGGAGTCAAACCCGGATGTCAAGCTAGAGCTGGCGCGTTGTCAGATGCAGCTTGGCAATCTTGTAAAAGAGTTACAGGAGTTGAATCACCTGAATCAGCGGCTCATTGAGCAGTCGCTTGAGTTTGTCAACATGTCGCTGGAGGAGATGACAGCTCCTGCTGAAGAGCCTGTATATAAACCAACGCAGCAGCCGCAGGGCAGAGGCGTGACCCGTTTTTTTGATTCAAAAGCCTAGAAAGAAAACTTTAGGAAAGAGAGGAGAAATAGAATGGTTTCAACATTTTTCGGATTAGAGATCGCAAAAAGTGGGCTTTCTGCTCAGCAGACCGCTTTGAATACAACCGGACATAATATTGCAAATGCGAACACGCCAGGATACAGCAGGCAGCGTGTAAATATGGAGGCATCTCCTGCTTATACAGCGGCAAGTATCGTAACCTACATGGGACCGGCACAAATGGGTACAGGTGTAATGGCAAGTTCGATTGAACGCTTGCGTGAGGCTTTCCTGGATCTCCAGTATCAGGGAGAGAATAAAAATCTGGGTGAATATACGGCGACTACGGATACACTTGAAAAAATTGAAACGATTATGGGCGAACCTTCGGACACAGGGTTCCGTAGTGTTATGGATCAATTTTGGAATTCCTGGCAGAAAGTTTCGCAGCCTTCGTCGGGATATTCTACTCGCGAATTTGTTATTCAACAAGGTCATTCTTTGGCGGAAAACTTTAATTTTATCGATCGAGAACTGAAATCCCTGCAGCAGGATGTGGATTCACAGATTCAAACCAGGGCAGAGCAAATGAATACGATTGTTACACAGGTAGCTGACTTAAATCGCCAGATTATGGATGTTGTACCGCATGGATATGTGCCAAATGATTTGTATGACAAGCGCGATGTACTAATCGATCAATTATCTAACATGCTGGACATTGAAGTGACTCGTAATGATTATGTTGCCTCCGATGGGAAGAAGACGCCAGGTACAGTGGATATTAAGTTGAAGAATCCAAGTACGGATCTGGTTGTAGGGAATGACGCGGCAGATATTAAAGCTGGAGATTCGGGTACACTTGCGAACGGTGGAACAAGACATGGAATATTCGTTAATGGAACTGAAATAGAACCTGATGCAGGAGAAATCTATGGTCTACTGAAGTCGCGCGATACGACAATTACTAGTTATATGAACAAAATGAATGACCTAGCAAATGCGATCATAACACAGGTAAATAGTGCGCATGGGACCGACTTTTTTACAGGTGACTCGGCTGGAAATATGGGAGTGGCCATCACTGATCCGAATGATGTAGCTAAGTCTAGTACACCCGGAGATAATAGTATAGCACTCGCTGTTTATAATCTTAAAACAACGGCTCAGACGATTGGAACTGGGGCTGGAGCTGTTAGTGCTTCATTTGATGATTTTACACGTGGGATGATTACCACGCTTGGTATTGAAACAGAAAAAGCACAGCGGATGAAAGAAAATACGACCAATCTCTTGAAGGAAGTAGATAATCGTCGTCAATCTGTCTCAGGTGTTTCACTTGATGAAGAGATGAGTAACATGATTAAATTCCAGCATGGCTATAACGCAGCCGCCCGTACGATGACTGCAATGGATGAGATGCTAGATAAAATAATTAACAGCATGGGACTTGTAGGGAGATAAGGGGGATAAGTAACGATGCGTATTACACAAAACATGCTAAATAGCGACATGTTGTATAACCTGGATAGTAGTCTGCAGAGAATGGACCGCCTTCAGGAGATGCTTTCTACGGGTAAGAAGGTTTCCAAACCATCGCATGATCCGATTGTAGCGTCACGCAGCATGCTGTTCCGTACTAACATTTCTGAGAACGACCAATTTCGCTCCAATACAGATGAAGCGACGAACTGGCTTGATCAGGCTGAGTCTACTATTTCTCAGGGGAATACCATTCTTACACGTGTAAAAGAATTGGTAACCCAGGCTGCAAATGAAACAAATGGACCGGAAGAACGTCAAAAAATCGGAGCAGAAATTACACAGCTTCGTGATCAACTTGGCGTGTTGGCTAATACAACATTTGCAGGTAAATATATTTTTAGTGGAACCGAGATCGAAACCAAAGCTTTTGATGAAAGTGCTGTACCACCGGATTTAAGTGCAGCTATTAATAGTGATGCAATAAACATTGAGGTTTCAACAGGGATAAAAATCCCGATTAATGTACCGGCAGATGAGTTGTTTAAAGGTACTAATTCCGAGACAACTTTTGATATGTTGGATAAATTGATTACAGACTTGAACTCTCCTACTCTGCAAGATATGCAGGGGCATCTTGGTAAAATTCAGAATCATATTGAGAATTTCCTTAAGGTTCAAGCTTCTGTAGGTGCCCGGACAAACCGGATAGAGTTAACGCAAAATCGCCTTGACACGCAACGTGATGGGACAGAGAAAATGCTGTCAGATGGAGAAGATGCGGATCTGGCTAAAGTTATCATGGATTTGCAAAACAACGAGAATGTTCATCGCGCTGCACTATCAGCGGGCTCGCGCATCATTC includes the following:
- a CDS encoding flagellar protein FlgN; the protein is MSDILDIIEILERLIVEHDRMMKLANHKKEVLITGKIDELARIVQFESRCISTIQSLELEREKQISLYLMQRGIRKETCYLSDLIELESNPDVKLELARCQMQLGNLVKELQELNHLNQRLIEQSLEFVNMSLEEMTAPAEEPVYKPTQQPQGRGVTRFFDSKA
- the flgL gene encoding flagellar hook-associated protein FlgL encodes the protein MRITQNMLNSDMLYNLDSSLQRMDRLQEMLSTGKKVSKPSHDPIVASRSMLFRTNISENDQFRSNTDEATNWLDQAESTISQGNTILTRVKELVTQAANETNGPEERQKIGAEITQLRDQLGVLANTTFAGKYIFSGTEIETKAFDESAVPPDLSAAINSDAINIEVSTGIKIPINVPADELFKGTNSETTFDMLDKLITDLNSPTLQDMQGHLGKIQNHIENFLKVQASVGARTNRIELTQNRLDTQRDGTEKMLSDGEDADLAKVIMDLQNNENVHRAALSAGSRIIQPTLLDFLR
- the flgK gene encoding flagellar hook-associated protein FlgK, with the protein product MVSTFFGLEIAKSGLSAQQTALNTTGHNIANANTPGYSRQRVNMEASPAYTAASIVTYMGPAQMGTGVMASSIERLREAFLDLQYQGENKNLGEYTATTDTLEKIETIMGEPSDTGFRSVMDQFWNSWQKVSQPSSGYSTREFVIQQGHSLAENFNFIDRELKSLQQDVDSQIQTRAEQMNTIVTQVADLNRQIMDVVPHGYVPNDLYDKRDVLIDQLSNMLDIEVTRNDYVASDGKKTPGTVDIKLKNPSTDLVVGNDAADIKAGDSGTLANGGTRHGIFVNGTEIEPDAGEIYGLLKSRDTTITSYMNKMNDLANAIITQVNSAHGTDFFTGDSAGNMGVAITDPNDVAKSSTPGDNSIALAVYNLKTTAQTIGTGAGAVSASFDDFTRGMITTLGIETEKAQRMKENTTNLLKEVDNRRQSVSGVSLDEEMSNMIKFQHGYNAAARTMTAMDEMLDKIINSMGLVGR
- the flgM gene encoding flagellar biosynthesis anti-sigma factor FlgM produces the protein MRIERPNSVQPVNPYRQQEQRQEGTRAYGKRDQLEISSEALEMQRDQETEAERAARIEELREQVQAGTYQVDAKRVAEKILRDGL
- the tpx gene encoding thiol peroxidase; its protein translation is MAAERQGAITFKGNPVTLLGQEIKAGDKAPDFTVLAAGLKPYSLNDGTGKVRLISVVPSIDTGVCDAQTRRFNEEAANLANVEVLTVSVDLPFAQARWCGAAGIENVKMLSDHRDLSFGQAFGVAIKELRLLARAIFVLDAENNVTYVEYVSEATNHPDYEKAIAAAKAATN
- a CDS encoding DEAD/DEAH box helicase → MPKSQIEDSMKEACVWLEGRALLEEEVSWLFQSKLPGWNWESVLAFMEQRGLLQKDKGIEQMGAGEEKIFSFFSSLRRWIGYNSPVSYRCRRCGATGTDIVLVSCARCEKDDCPYCRRCLGMGRSLGCTSYYIIPSFLSTSASEQPISAIQHILDGYPTLTTAQRTAAEAMLRFRREEKEPDEFLVWAVCGAGKTEVMFPLVYDAITTGCHVLWATPRRDVVLELAPRLAAAFPDFPLSVLHGASSEKWSLAPLVLATTHQALRFYRRFDLVIIDEVDAFPYHGDPMLPFAVQRARQLPGKTVYLTATPREEHRKRLVKPHYDSDFLPHVKIPVRYHGHPLPVPGNCRVSQLNDRLRQEKPIPELLSFFNQVAERDGQAFIFVASIARLAVLHRYIEQLAPEWQGKVETVHAADPERETKVRAMRAGTIRLLLTTTIMERGVTIGGVDVLVVQADASLFDEAALVQIAGRAGRSAACPDGTVLFLAEEITPHMKAAVRHIQEMNRLAAGGGV
- a CDS encoding ComF family protein, which translates into the protein MVLWQMARRLLLDALFPPFPPCLYCGQEANEKSFAAGTSFVCQDCMNGLIRIKGSICAVCGRPWAQNEICMDCARRTNRAFCQSRSAVAYNETAKEWLARYKYRGDRVLAPVLAALLYEVWQREYAKLCIDVITYMPLHEERLVERTFNQAEELAGLLGMRTGVPVCRLLTRTQATEKQSMKGRADRLAALQNVFAPIPADRSFQRVLLVDDVYTTGSTMEAAACAIRQKWRQAEVYGITWAR
- a CDS encoding flagellar protein, with amino-acid sequence MSLNVENCIRCGSLFRKVRQPVCPNCLKKIDEEYEKCYKFMRKKENRNCNVHELSKETGVSLQQITMFILEGRLSIENNPNIEYACKSCGGPTRSGTLCPKCIGNIKKMAGYMQEDKQRNEELAEEERRSRSGFYQVGRDEPRKS